In a genomic window of Microbacterium amylolyticum:
- a CDS encoding M13 family metallopeptidase, translated as MSGMTLPSGIATSEFSETIRPQDDLFRYVNGSWMDRTEIPGDKARWGAFHVLAEQAEKRVREIVEESQSAEPGTEARKIGDAFASFMDTDRIAERGLTPIQDQLARVDAISDVPSFLRTVSTLDREGVSNVIGVFVEPDPGNPQRYIPFLVQAGISLPDEQYYRDEQFAEVRTEFRAHLERMLALAEIDDPAGTADRIIALETEVASHHWDNVRSRDAVATYNPMSWSDVESLAGLDLGPWLTALAPETAAAFDEVTVYQPSFIEGLGSLLTSERLDDWKAWLRWKIVRSAAPYLGDALVEENFSFVGTTLQGVPEMRERWKRGVSLAEGALGEAIGRIYVDRHFPPQAKDAMDELVANVIEAYRQSITTLEWMSPVTREKALAKLDSFTPKVGYPTKWTDYGTLDIAADDLVGNVRRSSVFEHDRQLAKVGQPIDREEWLMTPQTVNAYYHPLMNEIVFPAAILEHPFFDPERDAAANYGGIGAVIGHEIGHGFDDQGSQYDGTGALENWWSDEDRAAFEERTKSLIDQYSELVPQGLDASHTVNGALTIGENIGDLGGLGIALKAYALSLDGEEAPEIDGLTGVQRVFYSWAQVWQQKGRAAETIRLLAVDPHSPSEFRCNQIVRNIDAFYEAFDVTESDALWLPENKRVTIW; from the coding sequence ATGTCAGGCATGACGCTTCCTTCCGGTATCGCCACGAGCGAGTTCTCCGAGACCATCCGCCCGCAGGACGATCTGTTCCGATACGTCAATGGCTCGTGGATGGATCGAACGGAGATCCCCGGAGATAAGGCGCGATGGGGCGCTTTTCACGTTCTCGCCGAACAGGCCGAGAAGCGGGTGCGCGAGATCGTCGAGGAGTCACAGTCGGCTGAGCCGGGCACGGAAGCCCGCAAAATCGGCGACGCATTCGCCAGCTTTATGGACACCGATCGGATCGCCGAGCGTGGTCTGACTCCGATCCAGGATCAGCTGGCCCGGGTTGACGCGATCAGCGACGTTCCGTCGTTCCTGCGCACCGTGAGCACCCTCGATCGCGAGGGCGTCAGCAACGTGATCGGCGTTTTTGTCGAGCCCGATCCCGGCAACCCGCAGCGCTACATTCCGTTCCTCGTCCAGGCGGGTATTTCCCTTCCCGACGAGCAGTATTACCGCGATGAGCAGTTCGCCGAGGTGCGAACGGAGTTCCGTGCGCACCTGGAACGTATGCTCGCCCTGGCCGAAATTGACGATCCTGCGGGAACGGCCGACCGCATCATCGCGCTCGAAACCGAGGTGGCCAGTCACCACTGGGACAACGTGCGCAGCCGCGACGCCGTTGCCACCTACAACCCGATGAGCTGGTCGGACGTCGAGTCGCTTGCCGGTCTTGACCTCGGCCCCTGGCTCACGGCCCTCGCGCCCGAAACCGCCGCCGCGTTCGACGAGGTCACGGTGTACCAGCCGTCGTTCATCGAGGGTCTCGGCTCGTTGTTGACCTCCGAGCGGCTTGACGATTGGAAGGCGTGGCTGCGCTGGAAGATCGTGCGCTCCGCCGCGCCGTACCTGGGGGATGCGCTGGTCGAGGAGAACTTCTCGTTCGTCGGAACCACCCTGCAGGGTGTTCCGGAGATGCGGGAACGGTGGAAGCGCGGCGTCAGCCTTGCCGAGGGCGCGCTGGGTGAGGCGATCGGCCGCATCTACGTCGATCGTCACTTCCCGCCGCAGGCGAAAGATGCGATGGACGAGCTGGTTGCCAACGTGATCGAGGCCTACCGGCAGTCGATCACGACGCTCGAATGGATGAGCCCCGTCACGCGCGAAAAAGCTCTGGCAAAGCTCGACAGCTTTACGCCCAAGGTGGGCTATCCCACCAAATGGACGGACTACGGCACCCTCGACATCGCGGCCGATGATCTTGTGGGCAACGTGCGCCGGTCGAGCGTTTTCGAGCACGATCGTCAGCTGGCGAAGGTGGGCCAGCCCATCGACCGCGAGGAGTGGCTGATGACGCCCCAGACAGTCAATGCGTACTACCACCCGCTGATGAACGAGATCGTGTTCCCCGCGGCCATCCTGGAGCACCCCTTCTTCGATCCCGAGCGGGACGCCGCTGCGAACTACGGCGGAATCGGCGCCGTGATCGGGCACGAGATCGGCCACGGCTTCGATGATCAGGGTTCGCAGTACGACGGAACCGGTGCGCTGGAGAACTGGTGGAGTGATGAGGACCGCGCCGCGTTCGAGGAGCGCACGAAGAGCCTCATCGACCAGTACTCCGAACTGGTTCCTCAGGGTCTCGATGCCTCGCACACCGTCAACGGCGCGCTCACGATCGGCGAGAACATCGGCGATCTTGGCGGGCTCGGTATTGCGCTGAAGGCCTACGCGCTCTCGCTCGACGGCGAGGAGGCCCCCGAAATCGATGGGCTCACGGGCGTGCAGCGCGTCTTCTATTCGTGGGCACAGGTGTGGCAGCAGAAGGGCCGCGCCGCCGAGACGATCAGGCTTCTCGCGGTCGACCCGCACTCGCCGAGTGAGTTCCGGTGCAACCAGATCGTGCGCAACATTGACGCGTTTTATGAGGCATTCGATGTGACGGAAAGCGATGCGCTGTGGCTCCCAGAGAACAAGCGTGTGACGATCTGGTGA
- a CDS encoding IS481 family transposase — protein MSHANAALTPRHRLKVAQLVVDESWPISEVAARFQVSWPTVKRWAERYRTGQPMTDRSSRPHNSPNRTAPDVVKRCVSLRLRLREGPVQLAPRLGIAPSTVHRILTTARLNRLSHVDRATGQPVRRYEHDHPGSLVHVDVKKIGNIPNGGGWRFAGRQQGEKNRAATPDKPKSKWHNPKMGHAFIHSVIDDYSRVVYSEIHDDETALTATAVLIRAHDRFADRGVTVERVLSDNGSAYKSRLWHQTCAQLGITVKKTRPYRPQTNGKIERFHRTLADGWAYARCYTSETERRDALEGWVHYYNQHRPHTACDNQPPFSRLINVPGQYS, from the coding sequence ATGTCACACGCGAACGCTGCGCTGACCCCGCGTCATCGCCTCAAGGTCGCCCAGCTGGTCGTCGACGAGAGCTGGCCCATCAGCGAGGTCGCGGCCCGATTCCAGGTCTCATGGCCCACCGTCAAGCGCTGGGCCGAGCGCTATCGCACAGGCCAGCCCATGACTGACCGTTCCTCGCGACCCCACAACAGCCCCAATAGGACGGCTCCGGACGTGGTCAAGCGGTGCGTGAGTCTGCGCCTGCGGCTCCGGGAGGGGCCTGTGCAGCTCGCCCCCAGACTCGGCATCGCCCCGTCGACGGTTCACCGCATCCTCACGACCGCTCGCTTGAACCGGCTGTCCCACGTCGACCGCGCTACCGGCCAACCTGTCCGCCGTTACGAGCACGACCACCCCGGCTCCCTGGTCCACGTCGATGTGAAGAAGATCGGCAACATCCCCAACGGCGGCGGATGGCGCTTCGCAGGCCGGCAACAGGGTGAGAAGAACCGCGCCGCCACACCCGACAAGCCCAAGAGCAAGTGGCACAACCCGAAGATGGGCCACGCATTCATCCACTCCGTCATCGACGACTACTCCCGCGTCGTCTACAGCGAGATCCATGACGACGAGACGGCCCTCACAGCCACCGCGGTCCTCATCCGGGCTCACGACCGGTTCGCCGATCGAGGCGTCACCGTCGAGCGAGTCCTGTCCGACAACGGATCGGCCTACAAATCCCGGCTGTGGCACCAGACCTGCGCCCAGCTCGGCATCACCGTGAAGAAGACACGCCCCTACCGCCCGCAAACCAACGGGAAGATCGAGCGGTTTCACCGCACCTTGGCCGACGGTTGGGCCTACGCCCGCTGCTACACCTCCGAGACCGAACGTCGTGATGCCCTCGAAGGCTGGGTGCATTACTACAACCAGCACCGACCCCACACCGCCTGTGACAACCAGCCGCCCTTCTCACGATTGATCAACGTCCCCGGCCAGTACAGCTAG
- the purU gene encoding formyltetrahydrofolate deformylase, translating to MTGRLSLPVDHACLIVDGPDQSGLVSAVTTLISRRGGNIVSLDQHSTDPSGGQFFQRVVFHRPDFAGARTQIEADLAETLSPFGVGWSLRDMSVPKRMAILASKDDHCLLDLLWRYRRGELPVTIPMVIANHTNTAEDVRSFDVPFFHVPSQKGPDKSQSEAEIVRLLKGNVDFIVLARYMQILSNDFLEKVGVPVINIHHSFLPAFIGANPYRKAKERGVKLVGATSHYVTEDLDEGPIIEQDVVRVTHADTAEDLRRRGADVERAVLSRAVRWHAEDRVVRHGNHTIVF from the coding sequence ATGACCGGACGACTCTCGCTTCCCGTTGACCACGCGTGTCTCATCGTGGACGGTCCCGACCAGTCGGGCCTCGTTTCCGCGGTGACGACGCTCATCTCGCGCCGGGGCGGCAACATCGTCTCGCTCGATCAGCACTCAACGGACCCCTCCGGAGGGCAGTTCTTCCAGCGCGTGGTGTTCCACCGGCCCGATTTTGCGGGAGCGCGGACACAGATCGAGGCCGACCTCGCCGAGACCCTGTCGCCGTTCGGCGTCGGCTGGTCGCTGCGCGATATGTCCGTTCCGAAGCGCATGGCGATTCTTGCGTCCAAGGATGACCACTGCCTTCTGGACCTGCTGTGGCGGTACCGCCGAGGCGAGCTTCCGGTCACCATTCCGATGGTGATCGCCAATCACACGAACACGGCCGAGGACGTGCGCTCCTTCGACGTTCCGTTCTTCCACGTACCGTCGCAGAAGGGCCCGGACAAGTCGCAGTCGGAGGCCGAGATCGTGCGTCTGCTGAAGGGCAACGTCGACTTCATCGTGCTGGCGCGGTACATGCAGATCCTCTCGAACGACTTCCTCGAGAAGGTGGGCGTTCCCGTGATCAACATCCACCACTCGTTCCTGCCCGCGTTCATCGGCGCCAACCCGTACCGAAAGGCGAAGGAACGGGGCGTGAAGCTGGTCGGCGCAACAAGCCACTACGTCACGGAAGACCTCGACGAGGGCCCGATCATCGAGCAGGACGTTGTGCGCGTCACCCACGCCGACACGGCAGAAGATCTGCGCCGTCGCGGCGCCGACGTCGAACGGGCCGTGTTGAGCCGCGCCGTGCGCTGGCACGCCGAAGACCGCGTCGTCCGACACGGCAACCACACGATCGTGTTCTAG
- a CDS encoding metal-dependent transcriptional regulator, producing the protein MATSPAADDYLKTIYAHTEWQDQPIMPSVLAANLGIAPSSVTEMVKKLAAADLVAHEPYRPVTLTEGGHARAVAVTRRHRLIETWLVREFGYTWDEVHDEAEVLEHAVSDRLLEKIDQKLGHPTHDPHGDAIPRPDGSVVRVPFVLLFEAEDGHEGSVLRVSDRDPLLLRAIEASGIDVGTRLTVRGDGVEIGGRRVELPAGASDVIWLSA; encoded by the coding sequence ATGGCCACCAGCCCCGCGGCGGACGACTATCTGAAGACCATCTACGCCCACACCGAGTGGCAGGATCAGCCGATCATGCCGTCGGTGCTCGCGGCGAACCTCGGCATCGCGCCATCGAGCGTGACCGAAATGGTGAAAAAACTCGCGGCGGCCGACCTTGTTGCCCACGAACCGTATCGCCCCGTCACGCTGACCGAGGGCGGTCATGCGCGCGCTGTCGCCGTGACGCGTCGGCACCGATTGATCGAAACGTGGCTGGTGCGCGAGTTCGGGTACACGTGGGACGAGGTGCATGACGAGGCCGAGGTGCTGGAGCACGCTGTCAGCGACCGGCTTCTGGAGAAAATCGATCAGAAGCTCGGTCATCCCACACATGACCCGCACGGCGATGCGATTCCGCGCCCCGACGGATCCGTTGTGCGCGTGCCGTTTGTGCTGCTGTTCGAAGCCGAGGACGGCCACGAGGGCAGCGTGTTGCGCGTGAGCGATCGCGATCCGCTTCTCCTCCGCGCAATCGAGGCCAGCGGCATCGACGTCGGGACGCGCCTCACCGTGCGCGGCGACGGGGTGGAGATCGGCGGCCGACGCGTTGAGCTGCCCGCCGGGGCCTCCGACGTGATCTGGCTCTCGGCCTGA
- a CDS encoding SDR family NAD(P)-dependent oxidoreductase, which translates to MSISAQNAWDPQQLPPQDGKSFLVTGANAGVGYFTCEQLARAGAHVIMSGRSPHKLQAAHEALEARVPGASVETLLMDVANPGSIRAAAASVRGGLFQRSRLDGVVFNAGVVHTPKTRQITRDGRELVFATNALGHFVLGAELIVPLAKASSPRWTPRMVWLGSVSTRMGRYAPDDVQLEKGYSAWKAYVQSKVAVQALGLEADARLRDAGVPVDSVIAHPGYSIGGRTPIVKGVNEPRLMKRLRDTLQTPFSQGKERGADSVIRALIDPEVRSGDYWGPRMLTRGGPTMQRPSSTSSDPEVRRKLWEACEELSGLTWPLDKAAKAAR; encoded by the coding sequence GTGAGCATAAGCGCGCAGAATGCGTGGGATCCACAGCAGCTGCCACCGCAGGATGGCAAGAGCTTTCTTGTCACGGGTGCGAACGCGGGCGTCGGCTATTTCACCTGCGAACAACTCGCTCGTGCCGGTGCGCACGTCATCATGAGCGGGCGGAGCCCCCACAAGCTGCAGGCCGCTCACGAGGCCCTGGAAGCCCGGGTGCCCGGCGCGTCAGTTGAGACGCTCCTCATGGACGTTGCGAACCCGGGGTCGATTCGTGCCGCCGCCGCCAGTGTGCGCGGCGGGCTGTTTCAGCGTTCGCGGCTGGATGGCGTGGTCTTCAACGCCGGTGTGGTTCATACGCCCAAGACCCGGCAGATCACCCGCGATGGCCGCGAGCTGGTGTTCGCGACGAATGCGCTGGGGCACTTCGTGCTGGGCGCCGAGCTGATCGTTCCCCTTGCCAAAGCCTCCTCACCGCGCTGGACACCGCGCATGGTGTGGCTCGGTAGCGTTTCGACGCGCATGGGACGCTACGCCCCCGACGATGTGCAGTTGGAAAAGGGATATTCGGCGTGGAAGGCCTATGTGCAGTCCAAGGTGGCGGTGCAGGCGCTGGGGCTGGAGGCCGACGCGCGGCTTCGAGACGCCGGTGTTCCCGTCGATAGCGTCATCGCCCACCCCGGATACTCGATCGGTGGTCGAACGCCGATCGTCAAGGGTGTCAACGAGCCGCGATTGATGAAGCGCCTGCGCGACACCCTGCAGACACCGTTCTCGCAGGGGAAGGAGCGCGGGGCGGACTCGGTGATTCGCGCGCTCATCGACCCCGAGGTACGCAGCGGCGACTACTGGGGCCCCCGGATGCTCACACGCGGCGGACCCACGATGCAGCGCCCGTCGTCAACGTCGTCGGACCCCGAGGTGCGCCGGAAGCTGTGGGAGGCGTGCGAGGAGCTGTCCGGCCTGACCTGGCCGCTCGACAAGGCCGCCAAAGCAGCACGGTAG
- a CDS encoding serine hydrolase: MGTEPPARTASLRGERRSAITLRRAARRAPGSSRLSATMRDLEHLARAGVHIGIQVTDVETGHSVLSGDAHVPMPIGAVGILPMLLEVTTRMHEGDLDPQQFISRADDDVAGSGLWRHLETPELPLADVTALAAASADRVASNALLELVGTESVTRRMTSLGMTRSAILDRFRDERGPDDAPHAAIGSAREYAALFARIARREGISDAVADHLTALLAMQRDVSLVGASMAVDPFPVGREDDIILVNQVGRAPGMRAESGVAFGRRRSLAYALFVQMHDDALLTRHRVHRAFRTLGEDILEIIG, encoded by the coding sequence GTGGGCACAGAGCCCCCAGCTCGGACTGCGTCGCTGCGGGGGGAGCGACGCAGCGCAATCACGCTACGGCGTGCCGCTCGGCGTGCGCCGGGATCGTCGCGGTTGTCAGCCACGATGCGCGACCTGGAGCACTTAGCGAGGGCCGGTGTGCACATCGGCATTCAGGTGACCGATGTCGAAACCGGCCACAGCGTGTTGTCGGGAGACGCGCACGTGCCCATGCCGATCGGCGCGGTGGGAATCCTGCCGATGCTGCTCGAGGTCACAACCCGGATGCACGAGGGTGACCTCGATCCTCAGCAGTTCATCTCCCGCGCGGACGACGATGTCGCGGGCAGTGGGCTGTGGCGTCATCTGGAGACGCCGGAGCTCCCCCTGGCCGATGTCACGGCGCTCGCCGCGGCCTCCGCGGACAGGGTCGCGTCGAACGCCCTGCTGGAGTTGGTGGGAACCGAGTCCGTCACCCGCCGAATGACCAGCCTCGGCATGACGCGTTCGGCAATTCTCGATCGCTTTCGCGATGAGCGAGGGCCCGACGATGCGCCGCACGCGGCGATCGGCTCGGCGCGTGAATACGCGGCCCTGTTCGCACGGATCGCCCGTCGTGAGGGCATCTCGGATGCCGTGGCCGACCACCTGACGGCGCTTCTGGCGATGCAGCGTGACGTGAGCCTCGTCGGGGCGTCAATGGCCGTCGACCCGTTCCCCGTGGGGCGCGAAGATGACATCATTCTCGTGAACCAGGTGGGCCGGGCGCCCGGTATGCGCGCGGAGTCCGGCGTGGCCTTCGGCCGCCGACGCTCTCTCGCGTATGCGCTGTTCGTGCAGATGCACGACGATGCGCTCCTGACGCGCCACCGCGTGCACCGCGCGTTCCGCACCCTCGGCGAGGACATTCTGGAGATCATCGGCTGA
- a CDS encoding MATE family efflux transporter, whose protein sequence is MTSPSLNRDILRLAVPALGSLIVEPIFIALDSAMVGHLGVTPLAGIGIGSGVLNTVVGLMVFLAYSTTPAVARLYGAGKTSGAVSRGIDGMWLALGMGAVLAVAGYLASPWLVSLFGPSAAVAEQAEIYLSLSMWGLPAMLVVFAATGLLRGLQNTMTPLWVAGIGFAANALLNWLFIYGLGWGIAGSAAGTVVAQWGMVAVYVVIAARLARQHSASTAPSRAGVRGTATTGGWLFLRTVTLRTGLLLTVAAATSLGTEELAGWQVVFTIASIAAFALDSLAIAAQALIGRYLGAGDERTVRLILRRTVTWGAAAGAAIGALIVLTSPLAGAAFTGQWEMSWLVLPALVLMGIMQPLAGIVYVLDGVLMGANDARYLAFAGGIGLVPFIAYVLVLLMFAPTGSWGLAGVAAAFFVVLMGARFLTLGRRIRGDAWLRQAA, encoded by the coding sequence GTGACATCCCCCTCCCTGAACCGCGACATTCTGCGGCTCGCGGTGCCGGCGCTGGGATCGCTGATCGTCGAACCGATCTTCATCGCGCTGGATTCGGCAATGGTGGGGCACCTGGGCGTTACCCCCCTCGCGGGGATCGGTATTGGGTCGGGTGTTCTGAACACCGTCGTCGGCCTGATGGTGTTCCTGGCCTATTCGACGACACCGGCCGTTGCCCGTTTGTACGGCGCGGGGAAAACCTCGGGCGCGGTGTCGCGCGGGATCGACGGGATGTGGTTGGCGCTCGGCATGGGTGCTGTTCTCGCCGTCGCCGGTTACCTCGCCTCTCCGTGGCTTGTCAGCCTGTTCGGCCCATCGGCTGCCGTTGCGGAGCAGGCGGAGATCTATCTCTCGCTGTCGATGTGGGGGCTGCCGGCGATGCTCGTCGTTTTCGCCGCAACAGGACTGCTCCGGGGGCTGCAGAACACCATGACGCCGCTGTGGGTGGCGGGCATCGGTTTCGCGGCAAACGCGCTGCTGAACTGGCTATTCATCTACGGCCTCGGCTGGGGCATCGCAGGTTCCGCCGCCGGCACCGTTGTCGCCCAGTGGGGGATGGTGGCCGTGTACGTTGTCATCGCCGCCCGCCTCGCGCGGCAACACAGCGCCTCGACGGCCCCGTCGCGCGCCGGGGTGCGCGGCACGGCAACAACCGGCGGGTGGCTGTTTCTCCGCACCGTCACGCTGCGTACGGGGCTCCTGCTCACGGTGGCCGCGGCGACGTCACTCGGAACGGAGGAGCTGGCGGGCTGGCAGGTGGTGTTCACGATCGCCTCGATCGCGGCGTTCGCTCTGGACTCCCTCGCCATCGCGGCACAGGCCCTGATCGGCCGGTACCTCGGCGCGGGAGACGAACGAACCGTGCGCCTGATCCTGCGCCGCACCGTCACCTGGGGCGCGGCCGCGGGGGCCGCCATCGGGGCGCTGATCGTGCTGACCTCTCCCCTGGCCGGCGCCGCATTCACCGGCCAGTGGGAAATGTCATGGCTGGTTCTGCCCGCGCTGGTGCTCATGGGCATCATGCAGCCCCTCGCCGGCATCGTCTATGTGCTCGACGGTGTTCTCATGGGCGCGAACGATGCGCGCTATCTCGCGTTCGCCGGCGGGATTGGTTTGGTGCCGTTCATCGCCTACGTGCTGGTGCTGCTGATGTTCGCCCCGACGGGATCGTGGGGACTGGCCGGGGTGGCGGCAGCCTTCTTCGTCGTGCTGATGGGCGCGCGGTTTCTCACCCTCGGGCGACGCATCCGCGGCGACGCCTGGTTGCGTCAGGCGGCGTAG
- a CDS encoding RNA methyltransferase — MTDTPAPHPEQSTHGVGPWPGEWPQDDHFDPELLEHGDSRNVVDGYRYWRMDAIIADLDTRRHGFHVAIENWQHDMNIGSIVRSANAFLADTVHIIGRKRWNRRGAMVTDRYQHVVHHPDVGTFAAWARGEGVPIIAVDNVGEAVPVDKADLPKRCVFLFGQEGPGLTEEALAAADGHIEITQYGSTRSINASAAGAVVMYEWARRHA, encoded by the coding sequence ATGACCGACACCCCCGCACCCCATCCCGAGCAGTCGACGCACGGCGTGGGTCCGTGGCCGGGGGAGTGGCCGCAGGACGATCACTTCGATCCCGAGCTTCTGGAGCACGGTGATAGCCGCAACGTGGTCGACGGTTACCGGTACTGGCGGATGGACGCCATCATCGCAGATCTGGACACGCGCCGACACGGCTTCCACGTGGCGATCGAGAACTGGCAGCACGACATGAACATCGGCTCGATTGTGCGATCGGCCAATGCGTTCCTCGCGGATACGGTGCACATCATCGGCCGGAAGCGCTGGAACCGACGCGGGGCGATGGTTACCGATCGGTATCAGCACGTTGTTCACCACCCCGACGTCGGCACCTTCGCCGCGTGGGCGCGGGGTGAGGGCGTTCCGATCATCGCCGTCGACAACGTGGGCGAAGCGGTTCCCGTCGACAAGGCGGACCTGCCCAAGCGCTGCGTTTTCCTGTTCGGGCAGGAGGGCCCGGGGTTGACCGAGGAGGCGCTCGCTGCGGCCGATGGCCACATCGAGATCACGCAGTACGGGTCGACGCGGTCGATCAACGCCTCGGCCGCTGGCGCCGTGGTGATGTACGAGTGGGCCAGGCGTCACGCCTGA
- a CDS encoding ATP-binding protein gives MPSHEPLARVVLIGGASGSGKSRLAEASGLPLLRLDDFYREHDDPALPRFDSGEVDWDHRGSWNAAAAVDALESLAHSGRAEAPIYDISSSSVIGSRTVALDGARVFLAEGIFVGEVVAEARRRGILQDAVCVRRSRWLTMWLRFLRDVRESRKSLGVLLRRGLRLARNEPAILAELTAAGCRPVSVRKLRVQLADYAA, from the coding sequence ATGCCCAGCCACGAACCCCTCGCCCGCGTCGTCCTCATCGGCGGGGCCAGCGGATCGGGCAAATCACGGCTGGCGGAAGCATCCGGTCTTCCCCTGTTGCGGCTCGACGATTTCTACCGTGAACACGACGATCCCGCGCTGCCCCGGTTCGATTCCGGCGAGGTTGATTGGGACCACCGCGGATCGTGGAACGCGGCCGCGGCGGTCGACGCCCTGGAATCGCTCGCGCATTCGGGGAGGGCAGAGGCGCCGATCTACGACATCTCCTCGAGCAGCGTGATCGGTTCGCGCACGGTGGCGCTGGACGGTGCGCGTGTTTTTCTCGCCGAGGGGATCTTCGTTGGCGAGGTTGTTGCGGAGGCTCGTCGCCGGGGCATCCTGCAGGACGCGGTCTGCGTTCGGCGATCGCGGTGGCTGACGATGTGGCTGCGGTTTCTGCGCGACGTTCGCGAGAGCCGAAAATCACTTGGCGTGCTGCTGCGCCGCGGGCTGCGCCTCGCGCGCAACGAGCCCGCCATTCTTGCCGAGCTGACGGCGGCCGGATGCCGGCCGGTGTCGGTGCGCAAACTTCGCGTACAACTGGCCGACTACGCCGCCTGA
- a CDS encoding HAD-IIA family hydrolase has product MANRSDIECWLTDMDGVLVHENRAIPGASELLTQWRDDGTPFLVLTNNSIFTPRDLSARLKSSGIEVPEERIWTSALATATFLQHQSPGGTAYVVGEAGILMAMHEAGFIMTESDPEYVVIGETRNYSFEAITKAIRLINGGARFISTNPDATGPSAEGVLPATGAINALITKATGKEPYIVGKPNPMMFRSALNRIGAHSENTGMIGDRMDTDIVAGIEAGLHTILVMTGISDKREIDKYPFRPSETLASVADLLREPLNG; this is encoded by the coding sequence ATGGCGAATCGTTCCGACATCGAGTGCTGGCTGACAGACATGGACGGGGTTCTCGTTCACGAGAACCGCGCCATCCCCGGCGCCTCCGAACTGCTCACACAGTGGCGGGACGATGGAACGCCCTTCCTCGTTCTGACCAACAACTCGATCTTCACCCCGCGCGATCTCTCGGCCCGGCTGAAGTCGAGTGGCATCGAGGTGCCCGAGGAGCGCATCTGGACCTCGGCCCTCGCAACGGCCACGTTCCTGCAGCACCAGTCGCCCGGTGGCACGGCGTACGTGGTGGGCGAGGCGGGCATCCTCATGGCGATGCACGAGGCCGGGTTCATCATGACCGAGTCCGACCCCGAGTACGTCGTCATCGGCGAAACGCGCAACTACTCGTTCGAAGCCATCACCAAGGCCATTCGTCTCATCAACGGTGGGGCGCGCTTCATCTCCACCAACCCCGATGCCACGGGCCCGTCAGCCGAGGGTGTTCTTCCCGCAACGGGCGCCATCAACGCCCTCATCACCAAGGCCACAGGCAAGGAGCCCTATATCGTCGGCAAGCCCAATCCGATGATGTTCCGCTCCGCGCTCAACCGCATCGGCGCGCACAGCGAGAACACCGGCATGATCGGCGACCGCATGGACACCGACATCGTCGCCGGTATCGAGGCCGGGCTGCACACGATTCTCGTGATGACGGGCATCAGCGACAAGCGCGAGATCGACAAGTACCCGTTCCGTCCCAGCGAAACCCTCGCAAGCGTGGCCGACCTTCTCCGGGAGCCCCTCAATGGGTGA